One segment of Oscillospiraceae bacterium MB08-C2-2 DNA contains the following:
- a CDS encoding uroporphyrinogen decarboxylase family protein — protein sequence MSNKQFVFNAFDNKEVERVPVGFWFHFIQGEEIKQGLENADILQKSIEGHKKFVGDFGPDFVKLMSDGFFAYPNPILLEAKKAGDLRELKPLGVNHPWIQKQVELVKTLTDAFGDDLATFYNIFAPATFFKILLNEKGNQVLADFITEDKEAVKYALDVIAQDLAVLSQQVITAAKADGIYLSVQNIQDARITKEIYQEVVAPSEKKVLEGANEVSSNNILHICGFKGNRNDLSWYTDYNAKAINWAVTVENVSLSEGKKLFGGKAVIGGFNNTESGLLNTGSQAEVEEYTQKLLEEAGKTGVILGADCTVPSNIDLARLEWVRSKAAAL from the coding sequence ATGTCCAATAAACAATTTGTATTTAATGCCTTTGATAATAAAGAAGTCGAAAGAGTTCCCGTTGGTTTTTGGTTCCATTTCATTCAGGGCGAGGAAATCAAGCAGGGGCTGGAAAATGCGGATATTCTCCAGAAAAGCATAGAGGGCCACAAGAAATTTGTGGGTGACTTCGGGCCTGATTTTGTCAAGCTGATGAGTGATGGCTTTTTTGCATATCCCAATCCCATTTTGCTGGAAGCAAAAAAAGCTGGGGATTTAAGGGAGCTAAAGCCCCTTGGTGTAAACCACCCTTGGATTCAAAAGCAGGTTGAGCTGGTCAAAACCCTTACCGATGCCTTTGGCGATGATCTGGCAACCTTCTACAACATATTTGCTCCTGCAACTTTCTTTAAGATTTTGTTGAATGAGAAAGGCAATCAAGTTTTGGCCGATTTTATCACAGAGGATAAAGAAGCCGTGAAATACGCTCTGGATGTGATCGCACAGGATTTGGCGGTGCTTTCTCAGCAGGTGATCACTGCCGCCAAAGCGGATGGAATTTACTTAAGCGTTCAAAACATACAGGATGCACGCATCACCAAGGAGATTTATCAGGAGGTTGTGGCCCCCAGTGAAAAGAAGGTTCTTGAAGGAGCCAATGAGGTCAGCAGCAACAACATCCTGCATATTTGCGGATTCAAGGGCAACCGCAACGATCTCAGCTGGTATACGGATTACAATGCAAAAGCAATCAATTGGGCCGTTACCGTTGAAAATGTAAGCCTGTCGGAAGGTAAAAAGCTCTTTGGCGGCAAGGCTGTCATTGGCGGATTTAATAACACCGAATCCGGCCTGCTCAATACCGGCAGTCAGGCAGAGGTGGAGGAATATACCCAAAAGCTGCTGGAGGAAGCCGGCAAAACAGGTGTCATTCTTGGGGCGGACTGCACAGTCCCCAGTAATATTGATCTTGCCCGGCTTGAGTGGGTTCGCAGCAAAGCGGCAGCGCTTTAA
- a CDS encoding LuxR C-terminal-related transcriptional regulator: MDRTYISGAKLRIPAVRPNYICRDIPNKKLDEGLKKEHKIFLISVPAGYGKTTLVSGWISQLDEPCAWLSLDKYDNDPIKFIRYLLEAVRKVNKSFGVTVQDLTNAPKLPEIETVSLYLMNELEQFPQPLILVLDNYHVIEHPYIHEMVQNLLGSRSLRLIISTRQKPPIAFSRWRVRDKMTELNFSDLKFSGAEIKEFFGKSFNIVFDDDMLQTIETQTEGWAASMQLTGLSIKNMDKAQAKRFIKEQGASNRFIADYLMDEVVKMQEEQTCGFLYRTCMLKKFNRELCVAVTGIADSKKIIDRLEKDNLFIVALDHSHTWYRYHPLFSELLKANMDDDRKAELCKNASLWCEENGFAEEALEYALEAKDGEAAASLVKGEAISLFQKGKLKTLLSWLNSVSEINQDKESTLELYRAWCLLISGEMDEANRVIDSFAHTQDGSNPVITGMVKAAMPFQYNSDDKKKTLQYAKDAVTVMKDQQGLFYYGALIALGHANGLNGHTREAAAWNAKAHGGACRKGYLFLQLLSLHDLAFYLNCMGRRREALALCEKTLERVTDSSKNPLKMIKIVYLSMGMLLYASNQLGRAKSYLEEGIAAYQELAFAHLIGLGEWHLVLLLYHLGEKEKAFEMVYRLQAHCKDLFVRRISLFFEALEMELHLREGNIAKVSAWLREPGSTFDAVSGILDIYPYFTYIRAMIAQKEFDKARLALEDKQTLLRKEGRYGELITVLLLLALVTKHLDNESKALGYVREALAMAAPEGYERYFLDEGSELLELAYKARDAAPAFVDKLFPKKAKKPQALAEPLKKREIEILVLIAKGLSNHEIAEMLYITTGTTKWYIKNIFAKLGVNKRTQAVDRARRLEIIR, encoded by the coding sequence GTGGATAGAACATATATTTCAGGGGCAAAGCTGCGTATCCCGGCGGTCAGACCCAATTATATCTGCCGGGATATTCCCAATAAGAAGCTGGATGAGGGCTTAAAAAAAGAGCATAAAATATTCCTAATCTCGGTTCCAGCGGGCTATGGCAAAACAACATTGGTTTCTGGCTGGATCAGTCAGTTGGACGAGCCCTGCGCATGGCTTTCTCTAGATAAATACGACAATGATCCGATCAAGTTTATCCGCTATTTGCTGGAGGCAGTCCGAAAGGTCAACAAGAGCTTTGGGGTGACGGTTCAGGATCTGACGAATGCACCAAAGCTGCCGGAAATCGAGACGGTAAGCCTTTATTTAATGAACGAGCTGGAGCAGTTTCCCCAGCCGCTGATTTTGGTTCTGGATAATTATCATGTGATTGAGCACCCATACATCCACGAGATGGTACAAAATCTGCTGGGGTCCCGTTCTCTGCGTTTGATTATTAGCACACGCCAAAAACCACCCATTGCCTTTTCCAGATGGAGGGTTCGGGACAAAATGACCGAGCTGAATTTCTCGGATTTAAAATTTTCTGGTGCGGAGATCAAGGAATTCTTTGGAAAATCTTTCAATATAGTATTTGACGACGATATGCTGCAAACCATCGAAACGCAGACAGAGGGCTGGGCCGCAAGCATGCAGTTGACTGGTTTATCCATAAAAAATATGGATAAGGCTCAGGCAAAAAGATTTATCAAAGAACAGGGCGCCAGCAATCGGTTTATTGCGGATTACCTCATGGATGAGGTGGTGAAAATGCAGGAGGAGCAAACCTGTGGGTTTCTGTATCGGACCTGCATGCTCAAAAAATTCAATCGGGAGCTATGTGTCGCGGTAACAGGCATTGCCGACAGCAAAAAAATCATAGACCGACTGGAAAAAGACAACCTCTTTATTGTTGCGCTGGATCACAGTCATACCTGGTACCGGTATCATCCTCTTTTTTCCGAGTTGTTAAAAGCCAACATGGATGACGACCGCAAGGCGGAGCTTTGTAAGAATGCCAGCCTGTGGTGTGAAGAAAACGGGTTTGCCGAAGAAGCGCTGGAATATGCGCTGGAGGCTAAGGACGGCGAGGCGGCAGCCAGTCTGGTCAAAGGCGAGGCAATTAGCCTTTTTCAGAAAGGGAAACTGAAAACGCTCCTTTCGTGGCTAAACTCCGTATCCGAAATTAATCAGGATAAGGAATCCACCCTTGAGCTATACCGCGCGTGGTGTCTGTTAATTTCGGGGGAAATGGACGAGGCAAATAGGGTGATCGACAGCTTCGCCCACACACAGGACGGCAGCAATCCCGTGATTACGGGGATGGTAAAGGCCGCCATGCCGTTCCAGTACAACAGCGACGATAAGAAAAAAACGCTGCAGTATGCCAAAGATGCTGTTACCGTTATGAAGGATCAGCAGGGCTTATTTTACTACGGAGCATTGATTGCGCTGGGTCACGCCAACGGTTTGAATGGGCATACGCGCGAAGCGGCGGCCTGGAATGCAAAAGCCCATGGTGGCGCATGCAGAAAAGGCTACCTCTTTTTGCAGCTGCTGTCGCTTCATGATCTGGCATTTTATCTCAATTGTATGGGGAGACGGCGCGAAGCCCTCGCCCTATGCGAAAAAACGCTGGAACGCGTAACAGACTCCAGCAAAAATCCGCTGAAGATGATAAAAATAGTCTATTTGTCAATGGGAATGCTGCTGTATGCCTCCAATCAACTGGGGAGGGCCAAAAGCTATCTGGAGGAGGGCATTGCCGCTTATCAGGAGTTGGCCTTTGCCCATCTGATAGGGCTGGGAGAGTGGCATCTGGTGCTGCTGCTTTATCATCTGGGCGAAAAGGAAAAAGCCTTTGAGATGGTATACCGGCTCCAAGCGCATTGCAAGGACCTTTTCGTCCGTAGGATCAGCCTGTTCTTTGAAGCGCTGGAGATGGAGCTGCACTTGCGAGAGGGCAATATCGCAAAGGTCTCCGCGTGGCTTCGCGAGCCGGGTAGCACCTTTGATGCGGTATCGGGAATCTTGGATATCTACCCCTACTTCACGTACATTCGGGCAATGATAGCGCAAAAAGAATTTGACAAAGCCCGGTTAGCCCTCGAGGATAAGCAGACGCTTCTTCGGAAAGAGGGCCGGTATGGAGAGCTGATTACCGTGCTGCTGCTATTGGCGTTGGTCACAAAACATTTGGATAACGAGAGCAAAGCACTTGGCTATGTACGAGAAGCGTTGGCAATGGCTGCGCCCGAGGGCTACGAACGCTACTTTCTTGATGAGGGAAGCGAGCTTCTGGAACTGGCCTACAAAGCAAGAGATGCCGCTCCGGCGTTTGTTGATAAACTATTCCCCAAGAAAGCCAAGAAGCCCCAGGCCCTTGCGGAACCACTCAAAAAAAGAGAAATTGAAATTCTCGTGTTGATTGCCAAGGGGTTATCCAATCACGAGATTGCCGAGATGCTCTACATTACTACCGGAACAACAAAATGGTATATTAAAAACATATTTGCTAAGCTGGGTGTCAATAAACGAACGCAGGCAGTGGATCGGGCAAGACGCCTCGAGATCATCCGTTGA